The following proteins are encoded in a genomic region of Methylibium petroleiphilum PM1:
- a CDS encoding polysaccharide deacetylase family protein, giving the protein MSHASSSSAAWPMPPLLRASLGLHAVAAGAAIALPGAAPWAFGSVLANHAALTAAGLWPRSRLLGPNVTRLPDASAARGEIALTIDDGPDPAVTPAVLDLLDRHGAKASFFCIAARAATQPALTREILARGHCVQNHSHVHRHNFAMLGPRGYTAELERAQQVLADITGRRPHCFRAPAGLRNPFLDPVLHRLGLHLVSWTRRGFDTRERAPQRVLERLTRDLAAGDILLLHDGHAATTAAGRPVLLEVLPPLLERCRAAGLRGVTLTAALPPRRTASDA; this is encoded by the coding sequence ATGTCCCACGCCTCCTCCTCGAGCGCTGCCTGGCCGATGCCGCCGCTGCTGCGCGCCAGCCTCGGCCTGCATGCGGTGGCGGCCGGCGCGGCGATCGCCTTGCCGGGGGCGGCTCCGTGGGCTTTCGGCAGCGTGCTGGCCAACCACGCGGCGCTCACCGCGGCCGGCCTGTGGCCGCGCAGCCGGCTGCTCGGCCCCAACGTCACGCGGCTGCCCGATGCCAGCGCCGCGCGCGGCGAGATCGCGCTGACCATCGACGACGGCCCGGACCCCGCGGTCACGCCCGCGGTGCTCGACCTGCTGGACCGGCACGGCGCGAAGGCGAGCTTCTTCTGCATCGCAGCGCGTGCCGCGACCCAGCCAGCGCTGACGCGCGAGATCCTTGCGCGTGGCCACTGCGTGCAGAACCACAGCCATGTGCACCGCCACAACTTCGCGATGCTCGGGCCGCGCGGCTACACCGCCGAGCTGGAGAGGGCACAACAGGTGCTGGCCGACATCACCGGGCGCCGCCCGCACTGCTTCCGCGCGCCGGCGGGCCTGCGCAACCCCTTCCTCGACCCAGTGCTGCACCGGCTCGGCCTGCACCTCGTGAGCTGGACCCGGCGCGGCTTCGACACCCGCGAGCGCGCACCGCAGCGTGTGCTCGAGCGGCTGACGCGCGACCTCGCTGCCGGCGATATCCTGCTGCTGCACGACGGCCATGCGGCGACGACGGCGGCCGGCCGGCCGGTGCTGCTGGAGGTGCTGCCGCCACTGCTGGAGCGCTGCCGTGCCGCTGGGCTGCGTGGCGTGACGCTGACGGCCGCACTGCCGCCGCGCCGGACGGCGAGCGACGCATGA
- a CDS encoding 3-hydroxyacyl-ACP dehydratase, with the protein MRKSFPAAAPATLDRAGIALRIPHQGRMCLLDRLLSWSPEQIHCAAENHSEPDHPLRSASGLLSPCAIEYAAQAMALHGALRAPPEAGPRPGYLASVRDVRLAVARLDGVAGPLQVRAERLAGEDRQVMYRFELSDGHGRRLVDGRATVVLDTPLARQPAMQDLPSPRSEP; encoded by the coding sequence ATGCGTAAGTCCTTCCCGGCCGCCGCCCCGGCCACGCTGGATCGCGCCGGCATCGCGCTGCGCATCCCGCACCAGGGGCGAATGTGCCTGCTCGACCGTCTGCTGTCGTGGTCGCCGGAGCAGATCCACTGCGCCGCCGAGAACCACAGCGAACCCGACCATCCGCTGCGCAGCGCGAGCGGCCTGCTGTCGCCGTGTGCGATCGAGTACGCCGCGCAGGCCATGGCCCTGCACGGCGCGTTGCGCGCGCCGCCCGAGGCCGGCCCGCGGCCCGGGTACCTGGCAAGCGTGCGCGACGTGCGGCTGGCAGTGGCGCGGCTGGATGGCGTGGCCGGGCCGCTGCAGGTGCGCGCCGAGCGTCTGGCCGGTGAGGATCGGCAGGTGATGTACCGCTTCGAGCTCAGCGACGGGCACGGTCGACGGTTGGTCGACGGGCGCGCGACCGTGGTGCTCGACACGCCGCTCGCGAGGCAGCCCGCCATGCAGGACCTGCCGTCACCGAGGAGCGAGCCATGA
- a CDS encoding glycosyltransferase family 2 protein, producing the protein MTPSTTHLVLIPSFDTGRKLCDTVREARAQWNPVWVVIDGSTDGSGTEVQRLAVGDEGLHVLLLPVNQGKGAAVLHGLQAAQAAGYTHALTMDADGQHPAGLIPEFMRASLARPDAMILGRPVFDASAPLLRVRGRRVSNAWTNLETLGAGVADSLYGFRVYPVAALAAVMARQPWMRRFDFDTEAVVRLAWRGIKPINRDAPVKYLRPEEGGVSHFRYGRDNLLLAWMHTRLMLEFLLRLPVLLLRRLRRQPPFQA; encoded by the coding sequence ATGACGCCGTCGACCACGCACCTGGTGCTGATCCCCAGCTTCGACACCGGGCGCAAGCTCTGCGACACGGTGCGCGAGGCGCGTGCGCAGTGGAACCCGGTGTGGGTGGTGATCGATGGCAGCACCGACGGCAGCGGCACGGAGGTTCAGCGCTTGGCCGTCGGCGACGAGGGGCTGCACGTGCTGCTGCTGCCCGTCAACCAGGGCAAGGGCGCGGCGGTGCTGCACGGCCTGCAGGCCGCGCAGGCCGCCGGCTACACCCATGCACTGACGATGGACGCCGATGGCCAGCACCCGGCGGGCCTGATTCCGGAGTTCATGCGCGCCTCGCTCGCCCGGCCCGACGCGATGATCCTCGGCCGCCCGGTGTTCGATGCCAGCGCGCCGCTGTTGCGGGTGCGCGGCCGGCGTGTCTCCAACGCCTGGACCAACCTCGAGACCCTGGGTGCCGGCGTGGCCGACTCGCTGTACGGCTTTCGCGTCTACCCGGTCGCCGCGCTCGCCGCGGTGATGGCGCGCCAGCCCTGGATGCGCCGCTTCGATTTCGACACCGAAGCGGTGGTGCGCCTCGCCTGGCGCGGCATCAAGCCGATCAACCGCGACGCACCGGTGAAGTACCTGCGCCCCGAGGAAGGCGGCGTCTCGCACTTCCGCTACGGCCGCGACAACCTGCTGCTGGCCTGGATGCACACGCGGCTGATGCTGGAGTTCCTGTTGCGCCTGCCCGTACTCCTACTGCGCCGGCTGCGGCGACAGCCGCCGTTCCAGGCTTGA
- a CDS encoding chorismate transformation enzyme, FkbO/Hyg5 family, with protein MPAALPSPHLSVQRLTPSQWSALAAGATPPLGALGYGMAAAPGLAAVAARTLGAAGPRVDAWCSPAPLVDTGRCGRVHWQHDGHWLFGSLQLDETLEAGAGMQALAQRAYQDVFATLAHTGCEHLLRLWNYLPDINGDGDGLERYRQFNLGRQQAFFDAQRPAFEGAPAACALGTQGGPFCVHFLAGRTQPLQVENPRQVSAYHYPSEYGPRSPSFSRAAVFDAGAGQVALLISGTASIVGHASLHAGDVAAQTRETLTNLEAVLGAARQRSSARFELDQLSLTVYVRHASDAAQVRSLLGDALGADAVALRDAVLLQGDVCRRELLVEIEAHAFAPGEVRA; from the coding sequence GTGCCGGCTGCCCTTCCCTCGCCCCATCTGAGCGTCCAACGCCTCACGCCGTCGCAGTGGTCGGCGCTCGCCGCCGGCGCGACGCCGCCGCTGGGCGCACTCGGCTACGGCATGGCCGCCGCACCCGGCCTGGCCGCGGTGGCTGCCCGCACGCTGGGCGCCGCCGGTCCACGCGTCGACGCCTGGTGCAGCCCGGCACCGTTGGTCGACACCGGCCGCTGCGGCCGCGTCCACTGGCAGCACGACGGCCACTGGCTGTTCGGCTCACTGCAACTCGACGAAACGCTCGAAGCCGGTGCTGGCATGCAGGCCCTCGCACAGCGCGCCTACCAGGACGTGTTCGCCACGCTGGCCCATACCGGCTGCGAGCACCTGCTGCGGCTGTGGAACTACCTGCCCGACATCAACGGCGACGGCGACGGCCTGGAGCGCTACCGCCAGTTCAACCTGGGGCGCCAGCAGGCGTTCTTCGATGCGCAGCGCCCTGCCTTCGAGGGCGCGCCGGCGGCCTGCGCGCTGGGCACGCAAGGCGGCCCGTTCTGCGTGCACTTCCTGGCCGGCCGCACGCAGCCGCTGCAAGTCGAGAACCCGCGCCAGGTGTCGGCCTACCACTACCCGAGCGAGTACGGCCCGCGCAGCCCGAGCTTCTCGCGTGCGGCGGTGTTCGACGCCGGCGCGGGCCAGGTGGCGCTGCTGATCTCCGGCACGGCCAGCATCGTCGGCCACGCCAGCCTGCACGCGGGCGACGTGGCCGCGCAGACGCGTGAGACCCTCACCAACCTGGAGGCGGTGCTCGGCGCCGCGCGCCAGCGCAGCAGCGCGCGCTTCGAGCTCGATCAGCTCTCGCTGACTGTGTACGTGCGCCACGCGAGCGACGCCGCACAGGTGCGGTCGCTGCTCGGCGACGCGCTCGGCGCCGACGCCGTGGCGCTGCGGGACGCCGTGCTGCTGCAGGGCGACGTGTGCCGCCGCGAACTGCTGGTCGAGATCGAAGCCCACGCCTTCGCGCCCGGCGAGGTGCGCGCGTGA
- a CDS encoding class I SAM-dependent methyltransferase has product MQPGPPSTPPSREALAPHAPLSAYYGDEADHQRFLRRIFDDTAPDYERIERILALGSGPWYRRRALERAGLATGAQVLDVGIGTGMVAREALRLIGPGGRLVGVDPSPGMMGEVHLPGVELRQGRAEALPCDDASADFLSLGYALRHIADVSAAFSEFHRALRPGGRLLLLEITRPVGRIPTSLLRGYMRAVVPLIARAVGRRSDTAELWRYYWDTIEACISPDSVMEALRAAGFEQVQRHVELGIFSEYTARKPARN; this is encoded by the coding sequence ATGCAACCCGGCCCGCCCTCCACCCCGCCGTCCCGCGAGGCCCTGGCCCCGCACGCGCCGCTCAGCGCCTACTATGGAGACGAAGCCGATCACCAGCGCTTCCTGCGCCGCATTTTCGACGACACCGCACCGGACTACGAGCGCATCGAGCGCATCCTGGCCCTGGGCTCCGGCCCCTGGTACCGACGGCGCGCGCTGGAGCGGGCCGGGCTCGCCACCGGCGCGCAGGTGCTGGACGTCGGCATCGGGACCGGCATGGTCGCGCGCGAGGCGCTGCGCCTGATCGGTCCGGGCGGCCGGCTGGTCGGCGTCGATCCCAGCCCCGGCATGATGGGCGAAGTGCATCTGCCCGGCGTCGAGTTGCGGCAGGGCCGCGCGGAGGCCCTGCCCTGCGACGATGCCAGCGCCGATTTCCTCAGCCTCGGCTACGCGCTGCGGCACATCGCCGACGTGTCGGCCGCGTTCTCCGAGTTCCACCGCGCCCTGCGGCCCGGCGGACGGCTGCTGCTGCTCGAGATCACGCGCCCGGTCGGGCGCATCCCCACCTCGCTGCTGCGCGGCTACATGCGTGCGGTGGTGCCGTTGATCGCCCGCGCCGTCGGGCGCCGCAGCGACACCGCCGAGCTGTGGCGCTACTACTGGGACACCATCGAAGCCTGCATCTCGCCGGACTCGGTGATGGAGGCGCTTCGGGCCGCGGGCTTCGAGCAGGTGCAGCGCCATGTCGAGCTCGGCATCTTCTCCGAGTACACGGCCCGCAAGCCGGCCCGGAACTGA
- a CDS encoding beta-ketoacyl synthase chain length factor, which yields MSVALSVSVRGIGLLGPGLADWSGGQPLLREPSSWVFRPTVLTAPARLPPAERRRAGDVVKLSIAVADQACTEAGADTQHLATVFTASSGDAANCNALCEALATPQRAISPTRFTNSVHNAVAGYWHIATTSRAPSTSLCAHDGSFGAGLLEAMAQCVSARRPVLLVAADAPYPEPLHSVRPLSAAFGVALLLDVGPDDAPMLTLRSDETEAPASDCGDAALDALRLGVPAARSLPLLRALAGRAPASLRIEGLKGFTVEVRHHA from the coding sequence ATGAGCGTTGCGCTGAGCGTGAGCGTGCGCGGCATCGGCTTGCTGGGACCGGGCCTGGCCGATTGGAGCGGAGGGCAGCCACTGCTGCGCGAGCCGTCCTCCTGGGTCTTCCGGCCCACCGTGCTGACCGCGCCGGCCCGGCTGCCGCCGGCCGAGCGCCGCCGCGCCGGCGACGTCGTGAAGCTGTCGATCGCCGTGGCCGACCAGGCCTGCACCGAGGCCGGCGCCGACACCCAGCATCTGGCGACGGTGTTCACCGCATCGAGCGGCGACGCTGCCAACTGCAACGCGCTGTGCGAAGCGCTGGCGACGCCGCAGCGCGCCATCTCGCCCACGCGCTTTACCAACTCGGTGCACAACGCGGTGGCGGGCTACTGGCACATCGCCACCACCAGCCGCGCGCCGTCGACCAGCCTGTGTGCCCACGACGGCAGCTTCGGTGCCGGCTTGCTGGAGGCGATGGCGCAGTGCGTGAGCGCACGCCGCCCGGTGCTGCTGGTGGCGGCCGATGCGCCTTACCCGGAGCCGCTGCACAGCGTGCGGCCGCTGTCGGCCGCCTTCGGCGTGGCCTTGCTGCTCGATGTCGGTCCGGACGACGCACCGATGCTGACGCTGCGCAGCGACGAGACCGAGGCCCCTGCGAGCGACTGCGGCGATGCCGCACTCGATGCGCTGCGCCTCGGCGTGCCGGCCGCTCGCAGCCTGCCGCTGCTGCGCGCGCTGGCCGGCCGTGCGCCGGCTTCGCTGCGCATCGAGGGACTGAAGGGCTTCACGGTCGAGGTCCGGCACCATGCGTAA
- a CDS encoding MipA/OmpV family protein, whose translation MRRLAGNACIASLLACTASLPVAAQAQRPLWELGLGVAGLRLPHYRGANQSHDWLLPVPYAVYRGKIFKADRDGARAVLFESDRLDFDLSLAATAPTRSEDNDARRGMSDLAPTLEFGPNLNWTAARGTGWTLQLRAPVRAALTLESRARGIGWTATPNLGLDVENVGSSGWNLGLMSGPVFGSRRFNAYFYDVPTADATADRPAYRSPGGYAGAQATATLSRRFERTWAGLFVRHDTLHGARFADSPLVRQRDNLSFGIVFSWVFATSSETVSSDR comes from the coding sequence GTGAGGCGGCTGGCCGGGAACGCCTGCATCGCCTCGCTGCTGGCCTGCACCGCCTCGCTGCCGGTGGCGGCCCAGGCGCAAAGACCGCTGTGGGAACTGGGACTCGGTGTGGCAGGCCTGCGCCTGCCGCACTACCGCGGAGCGAACCAGTCGCACGACTGGCTGCTGCCAGTGCCCTACGCCGTGTACCGCGGGAAGATCTTCAAGGCCGACCGGGACGGTGCACGCGCCGTGCTGTTCGAGTCGGACCGGCTCGACTTCGACCTGAGCCTCGCCGCCACCGCGCCGACGCGCAGCGAGGACAACGACGCGCGCCGGGGCATGAGCGATCTCGCGCCGACGCTCGAGTTCGGACCCAACCTGAACTGGACCGCCGCCCGCGGCACCGGTTGGACCCTGCAGTTGCGAGCGCCCGTGCGCGCGGCGCTGACGCTAGAGTCACGCGCACGCGGGATCGGCTGGACCGCCACGCCGAATCTCGGCCTCGATGTCGAGAACGTCGGCAGCTCCGGTTGGAACCTCGGACTGATGAGCGGTCCGGTGTTCGGCAGCCGCCGCTTCAACGCTTACTTCTACGACGTGCCGACGGCCGACGCCACCGCCGATCGACCGGCCTACCGCAGCCCCGGCGGCTATGCAGGGGCCCAGGCCACCGCGACGCTGTCGCGGCGCTTCGAGCGCACCTGGGCCGGACTGTTCGTCCGCCACGACACGCTGCACGGCGCACGCTTCGCCGACAGCCCGCTGGTACGCCAGCGAGACAACCTCTCGTTCGGCATCGTGTTCAGCTGGGTCTTCGCGACCTCGTCCGAGACCGTATCCTCCGATCGATGA
- a CDS encoding lysophospholipid acyltransferase family protein — MKRLFALPLSLALLALLLLLGVMSTIWNLTALLLYPLLPRDRGLVVGRAGIAYGYRLYWLLASASGMIKLDANALDAFKDEPRLIVVANHPSLLDALMLVARLPRSACIMKAGLMRNPFLGAGARLARYIRNDSPRGMIRLAVQDLQHGGQLVLFPEGTRTTRHPVNPFRPGVTLIAKLAGAPIQTVFIDTESPYLGKGWPIWKLPPLPIRFSVRLGERFAPQEDTDALLAQLEAYFAAGVKPSGPTA; from the coding sequence ATGAAGCGCCTGTTCGCCCTTCCCCTGAGCCTGGCCCTGCTCGCGCTGCTGCTGCTGCTCGGCGTGATGTCGACGATCTGGAACCTGACCGCGCTGCTGCTCTACCCGCTGCTGCCGCGCGATCGCGGCCTGGTCGTCGGTCGCGCCGGCATCGCCTACGGTTACCGACTCTACTGGTTGCTGGCTTCGGCCAGCGGCATGATCAAGCTCGATGCGAACGCTCTTGATGCGTTCAAGGACGAGCCACGGCTGATCGTCGTCGCCAACCACCCCAGCCTGCTCGACGCGCTGATGCTGGTGGCCCGCCTGCCCAGGAGCGCCTGCATCATGAAGGCCGGACTGATGCGCAACCCCTTCCTCGGTGCGGGCGCACGCTTGGCGCGCTACATCCGCAACGACTCGCCGCGCGGCATGATCCGCCTCGCGGTGCAGGACCTGCAGCACGGCGGCCAACTGGTGCTGTTTCCCGAAGGCACGCGCACGACGCGGCATCCGGTCAACCCGTTCCGGCCCGGCGTGACGCTGATCGCCAAGCTCGCCGGGGCACCGATCCAGACGGTCTTCATCGACACCGAGTCGCCCTACCTCGGAAAGGGCTGGCCGATCTGGAAGTTGCCGCCGCTGCCGATCCGCTTCTCGGTCCGGCTGGGCGAGCGCTTCGCGCCGCAGGAGGACACCGATGCGCTGCTCGCACAGCTCGAAGCCTACTTCGCTGCCGGCGTGAAGCCGTCCGGGCCCACCGCATGA
- the fabG gene encoding 3-oxoacyl-ACP reductase FabG — MSLDHKRALVTGASGALGAAIARRLARDGASLLLHANARPQAVEALAEAIRADGGQAQCCVFDLTDADASRAACERLLEAGPVQVIVNNAGVHDDAVFPGMRAEQWHRVIDVSLHGFFHVTQPLLLPMLRTRWGRVINISSVAALAGNRGQVNYAAAKGALNSATKALSLEVASRGVTVNAIAPGIIASPMADAAFDAATIAQLVPCKRAGTPEEVADLAGFLASAAAGYITGQIISINGGML, encoded by the coding sequence ATGAGCCTGGACCACAAGCGTGCGCTCGTCACCGGCGCCAGCGGCGCGCTCGGTGCCGCGATCGCCCGGCGGCTGGCGCGCGACGGTGCGTCGCTGCTGCTGCACGCCAACGCTCGGCCGCAGGCGGTGGAAGCGCTGGCCGAGGCGATCCGCGCCGACGGCGGCCAGGCGCAATGCTGCGTGTTCGACCTGACCGACGCCGACGCCTCGCGTGCGGCCTGCGAGCGCCTGCTCGAGGCCGGGCCGGTGCAGGTGATCGTCAACAACGCCGGCGTGCACGATGACGCGGTGTTCCCCGGCATGCGCGCCGAGCAGTGGCACCGCGTGATCGACGTGTCGCTGCACGGTTTCTTCCACGTGACCCAGCCGCTGCTGCTGCCGATGCTGCGCACCCGCTGGGGCCGGGTGATCAACATCTCCTCGGTCGCGGCGCTGGCCGGCAACCGCGGCCAGGTGAACTACGCGGCGGCCAAGGGCGCGCTCAACAGCGCGACCAAGGCTCTGTCGCTGGAGGTCGCGAGCCGGGGCGTCACCGTCAATGCCATCGCGCCCGGCATCATCGCCTCGCCGATGGCCGATGCCGCCTTCGACGCCGCGACCATCGCGCAGCTGGTGCCGTGCAAGCGTGCCGGCACGCCCGAGGAAGTGGCCGACCTGGCCGGCTTCCTCGCCAGCGCCGCGGCGGGCTACATCACCGGCCAGATCATCTCGATCAACGGCGGCATGCTGTGA
- a CDS encoding beta-ketoacyl-[acyl-carrier-protein] synthase family protein yields the protein MKPLAVTDHTLASALGVGRAATLAALRDGRSGLARKTFETAALDTWIGEVEGVDAQALPPALADFDCRNNRLAWLGLQADGFAASVARARARFGPRRIGVFLGTSTSGILQTELAYRRRDPATGALPADFRYAQTHNTYSVVDFTRRVLDLEGPSCAVSTACSSSAKVFGHAARLIELGVIDAAVVGGVDSLCLTTLYGFNSLELLSDDICRPWDAQRHGLSLGEAAAFALLERDADTPQAWLRGVGESSDGFHMSSPHPQGAGAAEAMQAALAQAGVAPGEIDYLNLHGTATPNNDSAEDLAVCTVFGDRLPCSSTKGATGHTLGAAGGVEAAIAMLALQHGLMPGGLNRRTPDAALRSRYLDANVEARLRLVASNSFGFGGSNACLVFGAAA from the coding sequence ATGAAGCCGTTGGCAGTCACCGACCACACGCTCGCCAGTGCGCTGGGCGTCGGCCGCGCGGCCACGCTCGCCGCACTGCGTGACGGCCGCAGTGGCCTGGCGCGCAAGACCTTCGAGACCGCGGCCCTCGACACCTGGATCGGCGAAGTGGAGGGCGTCGACGCGCAGGCGCTGCCGCCGGCGCTGGCCGACTTCGACTGTCGCAACAACCGGCTGGCCTGGCTCGGTCTGCAGGCCGACGGTTTCGCCGCCAGCGTGGCGCGGGCGCGCGCGCGCTTCGGGCCGCGCCGCATCGGCGTGTTCCTCGGCACCAGCACCTCGGGCATCCTGCAGACCGAGCTGGCTTACCGCCGCCGCGATCCAGCGACCGGCGCGCTGCCGGCCGACTTCCGCTACGCGCAGACGCACAACACCTACTCGGTGGTCGACTTCACGCGCCGCGTGCTCGATCTGGAGGGGCCGTCCTGCGCCGTGTCGACCGCCTGCTCCTCGAGTGCCAAGGTGTTCGGCCACGCCGCTCGCCTGATCGAGCTGGGCGTGATCGACGCGGCCGTGGTCGGCGGGGTCGACAGCCTCTGCCTCACCACGCTGTACGGCTTCAACTCGCTGGAGCTGCTGTCGGACGACATCTGCCGGCCCTGGGACGCGCAGCGCCACGGCCTGTCGCTCGGCGAGGCTGCGGCCTTCGCGCTGCTGGAGCGCGATGCTGACACACCGCAGGCCTGGTTGCGCGGCGTCGGCGAGAGCAGCGACGGTTTCCACATGAGCAGCCCGCATCCGCAGGGCGCCGGTGCGGCCGAGGCCATGCAGGCAGCGCTCGCCCAGGCTGGCGTGGCGCCGGGCGAGATCGACTACCTCAACCTGCACGGCACCGCGACGCCCAACAACGACAGTGCCGAGGACCTGGCCGTGTGCACGGTATTCGGCGACCGGCTGCCCTGCAGCTCGACCAAGGGCGCCACCGGGCACACGCTCGGCGCGGCCGGCGGCGTGGAGGCGGCGATCGCGATGCTGGCACTGCAGCACGGCCTGATGCCGGGCGGCCTGAACCGGCGCACGCCCGACGCGGCGTTGCGCAGCCGCTACCTCGACGCCAACGTCGAGGCACGCCTCCGCCTGGTGGCGAGCAATTCCTTCGGCTTCGGCGGGTCCAACGCCTGCCTCGTCTTCGGGGCCGCCGCATGA
- a CDS encoding NAD(P)/FAD-dependent oxidoreductase — MNSAASSSDTAPSSCDVLVIGGGPAGSTVAALLAKQGRNVVLLEKAHHPRFHIGESLLPANVALFERLGVRDQVEKIGMPKWGIEFVSPEHEHRSYLEFADQWDKRQPYAWQVRRSKLDELLFRHAAASGARSLEGCRVRDVSFDADGATVQATLDDGAARRWRARFVVDASGRDTFIANKLRCKEKNPAHNSSALFGHYTGARRLPGVKEGNISIMWFAHGWFWFIPLADGTTSVGAVCWPYYLKQRDKPLKDFFDDTIALCPELADRLKDATLVGGDVHATGNFSYCATHCSGERYLLLGDAFTFIDPMFSSGVYLAMHSAFDGAEVVATCLDRPGEAAAARRRFEATMRKGPREYSWFIFRVTNPTIREMFMYPANPLRVKEALLSLLAGDIYGKTPIWPSLWAMKGIYYLISLRSLRRTIGGWRRHRRNIQDMGPLRGENILEAQ, encoded by the coding sequence ATGAATTCCGCTGCATCCTCCTCCGACACGGCGCCCTCCTCCTGCGACGTCCTGGTGATCGGCGGCGGCCCGGCCGGCTCCACCGTCGCGGCCCTGCTGGCGAAGCAGGGCCGCAACGTCGTGCTGCTGGAGAAGGCCCACCACCCGCGCTTTCACATCGGCGAGTCGCTGCTGCCAGCCAACGTCGCGCTGTTCGAGCGGCTCGGCGTGCGCGACCAGGTCGAGAAGATCGGCATGCCCAAGTGGGGCATCGAGTTCGTGTCGCCCGAGCACGAGCACCGCAGTTACCTCGAGTTCGCCGACCAATGGGACAAGCGCCAGCCCTATGCCTGGCAGGTGCGCCGCTCCAAGCTGGATGAACTGCTGTTCCGCCATGCGGCGGCGTCCGGCGCCAGGTCCCTGGAAGGCTGCCGCGTGCGCGACGTGAGCTTCGACGCCGACGGCGCCACCGTGCAGGCCACGCTGGACGACGGCGCCGCGCGCCGCTGGCGCGCCCGCTTCGTGGTCGACGCCTCCGGGCGCGACACCTTCATCGCGAACAAGCTGCGCTGCAAGGAAAAGAACCCGGCGCACAACAGCTCGGCGCTGTTCGGCCACTACACCGGCGCGCGTCGGCTGCCGGGTGTGAAGGAAGGCAACATCAGCATCATGTGGTTCGCCCACGGCTGGTTCTGGTTCATCCCGCTGGCCGACGGAACCACCAGCGTCGGCGCCGTGTGCTGGCCCTACTACCTGAAGCAGCGCGACAAGCCGTTGAAGGATTTCTTCGACGACACGATCGCGTTGTGCCCCGAACTGGCCGACCGCCTGAAGGACGCCACGCTGGTGGGCGGCGACGTGCACGCGACCGGCAACTTCTCGTACTGCGCCACCCACTGCAGCGGCGAACGCTACCTGCTGCTCGGCGATGCCTTCACCTTCATCGACCCGATGTTCTCGTCCGGGGTCTACCTTGCGATGCACAGCGCCTTCGACGGCGCCGAGGTGGTGGCGACCTGCCTGGACCGCCCCGGCGAGGCCGCCGCAGCCCGCCGCCGCTTCGAGGCGACGATGCGCAAGGGCCCGCGCGAGTACTCGTGGTTCATCTTCCGTGTCACCAACCCGACCATCCGCGAGATGTTCATGTACCCGGCGAACCCACTGCGCGTGAAAGAAGCGCTGCTGTCGCTGCTGGCCGGCGACATCTACGGCAAGACGCCGATCTGGCCGTCGCTGTGGGCCATGAAGGGCATCTACTACCTCATCTCGCTGCGCAGCCTGCGCCGCACCATCGGCGGCTGGCGGCGGCATCGTCGCAACATCCAGGACATGGGCCCGCTGCGCGGCGAGAACATCCTCGAGGCGCAGTGA